The following proteins are encoded in a genomic region of Brachypodium distachyon strain Bd21 chromosome 1, Brachypodium_distachyon_v3.0, whole genome shotgun sequence:
- the LOC106865801 gene encoding uncharacterized protein LOC106865801, whose protein sequence is MPKRQSTPEPCGHNITAKRRQQTRRQRHLYLVVDDWERGYSVRKIDLESSSDLQAADPEPEPLPEPPVVRFEGKHCHLQLFGVHGTKILAMPAYGAADFPIYDTQTTAITLCAHPDNLRSTFPVILASIDGALHMIRGSCLFVLDAPPPPAAYHRAGDQPWTWTTKLSDLPFATPHLKSFALHPDGRTLFVSARRGTFSVDAQSLRSTRHGGWSLPFQGEALFDKALNAWVGLCAYEGGVGNLCSCDVVEAECRTMPAWKLGKDRLFCAGDKKRRHLGAKLLAMGGDGESSDYCLVESAVHEDEEPAGTRHRVFHVTVFGLEYDEDGALRTTTRRRAGSYEMRVAHDHTDRLRSPAAFSL, encoded by the coding sequence atgCCGAAGCGCCAGTCGACGCCTGAGCCATGTGGCCATAATATCACGGCCAAACGCCGGCAGCAgacgcggcggcagcggcatctCTATCTCGTCGTGGACGATTGGGAAAGAGGATACAGCGTCCGCAAGATCGACCTCGAATCCTCCTCCGACCTGCAAGCGGCGGatccggagccggagccgctCCCGGAGCCCCCCGTGGTGCGATTCGAGGGCAAGCATTGCCACCTCCAGCTCTTCGGCGTTCACGGCACCAAGATCCTCGCCATGCCGGCCTACGGCGCCGCCGACTTCCCCATCTACGACACCCAGACCACGGCCATCACCCTCTGCGCGCACCCAGACAACCTCAGATCGACATTCCCCGTCATCCTGGCATCCATCGACGGCGCGCTTCACATGATACGGGGCTCCTGCCTGTTCGTCCTCgacgccccgccgccgccggcggcctaTCACAGGGCCGGCGACCAGCCATGGACGTGGACAACCAAGCTGTCGGACCTCCCGTTCGCGACCCcgcacttgaaatccttcgcGCTGCACCCGGACGGGCGGACGCTCTTCGTCTCCGCCAGGAGGGGCACCTTCTCCGTGGACGCCCAGAGCCTCCGGTCCACGCGCCATGGCGGCTGGAGCTTGCCGTTCCAAGGCGAGGCCTTGTTCGACAAGGCGCTCAATGCCTGGGTCGGGCTCTGCGCTTACGAGGGCGGCGTTGGGAATCTCTGCTCTTGCGATGTTGTCGAAGCCGAATGCCGGACCATGCCGGCGTGGAAGCTCGGCAAGGACCGGCTGTTCTGCGCCGGCGACAAGAAGAGGAGGCACCTTGGCGCCAAGCTGCTCGCcatgggcggcgacggcgagagcAGTGACTACTGCCTTGTCGAGTCCGCGGTGCACGAGGATGAGGAACCTGCTGGGACAAGGCACCGTGTGTTCCATGTCACCGTGTTTGGGCTAGAGTACGATGAAGACGGGGCGCTGAGGACGACGACACGGCGAAGGGCTGGCTCGTATGAGATGAGGGTTGCTCATGATCATACTGACCGGTTGAGGAGTCCTGCGGCATTCTCGCTCTGA
- the LOC100822984 gene encoding LIMR family protein Os06g0128200, which produces MGDFNVALVIVAAVVSVLVLLVSVYLLVNYQHPDDANQAYFPKLVVVLGITVAVLSILMLPADVANRQACRKAVYSGACSLTLPMKTLWLIVYIADALLVFLVIPFAMFYYEGDQDKSVGKRLKTALIWVVASAVICGLILGILYALIGKVDFTVRHLSSSVQTFPSSFGAFSNGQPCISPLTRQCSAYSAPANSQTTWTMRASFPEYVVALATIVGSVLFTIFGGVGIACLPLGLIFSFVRRPKAVITRSQYIKEATELGKKAKELKKAAEALHQEERSGNKGRKWRKNVKAVEKELLLLENDMNALEEMYPQGEQAEATWAFTVLAYIGKLIFGVVGLIVSIAWVAHIVIYLLIDPPLSSFLNEIFIKLDGVWGLLGTVAFAFFCFYLLIAVIAGEMMLGLKLVFITIHPMKWGGTLMNSFLFNVGLILLCSISVIQFCATAFAYYAQATAAQEIFGHTLQSLRGIKYLYKYNVFQYGFVALSILTLFYYAIFGWRKRKPTGRFQLSN; this is translated from the exons ATGGGGGACTTCAACGTGGCGCTGGTGAtcgtggcggcggtggtgagCGTGCTGGTGCTGCTCGTCAGCGTCTACCTGCTCGTCAACTACCAGCACCCGGACGACGCCAACCAGGCCTACTTCCCCAAGCTCGTCGTCGTGCTCGGCATCACCGTCGCGGTGCTCTCCATCCTCATGCTCCCGGCCGACGTCGCCAACAGGCAGGCCTGCCGCAAGGCCGTCTACAGCGGGGCATGCTCCCTCACGCTCCCCATGAAGACGCTCTGGCTCATCGTCTACATCGCCGACGcgctcctcgtcttcctcgtcatACCCTTCGCCATGTTCTACTACGAGGGCGACCAGGACAA GTCCGTCGGGAAGCGGCTCAAGACCGCCCTCATCTGGGTCGTCGCCTCCGCGGTGATTTGCGGCCTCATCCTCGGCATCCTATACG CACTTATTGGTAAAGTGGACTTCACTGTCAGACACCTCTCTTCATCAGTTCAGACATTTCCAAGCTCGTTTGGTGCATTCTCAAATGGTCAACCTTGCATCAGTCCATTGACCCGGCAG tGTTCAGCTTATAGTGCACCGGCTAACTCTCAAACTACATGGACAATGCGTGCTTCATTCCCTGAATATGTGGTTGCCCTTGCTACCATTGTTGGATCTGTGCTATTCACA ATATTTGGTGGTGTCGGCATTGCTTGCCTTCCACTGGGACTTATATTCTCGTTCGTTCGGCGTCCAAAAGCTGTCATCACACGCTCACAGTATATAAAG GAAGCAACTGAATTGGGTAAGAAGGccaaggaattgaagaaggcAGCTGAAGCCCTTCACCAAGAAGAGAGAAGTGGGAACAAGGGCAGAAAATGGCGCAAAAACGTGAAGGCTGTAGAGAAG GAATTGTTGCTTTTGGAAAATGACATGAATGCCCTAGAAGAGATGTACCCTCAAGGAGAACAG GCTGAGGCTACCTGGGCGTTTACCGTTCTTGCTTACATTGGGAAGCTCATATTCGGCGTTGTTGG GTTAATTGTATCAATTGCTTGGGTTGCACATATTGTCATATACCTGTTGATTGATCCTCCACTGTCTTCTTTCCTGAATGAGATCTTCATAAAGCTGGATGGTGTTTGGG GTTTGCTTGGGACTGTTGCCTTTGCATTCTTTTGCTTCTATCTCCTCATTGCAGTTATTGCTGGGGAAATGATGCTTGGCCTGAAATTAGTTTTCATCACCATTCACCCAATGAA GTGGGGAGGAACATTGATGAACTCTTTCCTGTTTAATGTTGGTCTCATCCTACTTTGTTCCATCAG TGTGATTCAGTTCTGTGCCACAGCTTTTGCGTACTATGCACAGGCAACTGCAGCTCAAGAGATCTTTGGCCACACACTGCAGTCCCTTCGTGGGATTAAGTATCTCTACAA GTACAATGTTTTCCAGTATGGCTTTGTCGCTCTTTCCATACTCACGCTCTTTTACTATGCAATTTTT GGATGGCGAAAGAGGAAACCCACAGGGAGATTCCAGCTCTCAAATTAA
- the LOC100823293 gene encoding nucleolar protein 10, with amino-acid sequence MASRGGDDLGMLKSTSINGVKLYSVTGKNYVAPWVLAKKKRSLRKDADYQRRLELIHDLRFETATTRIKATPDGQYVIASGIYPPQMKVYELKELSMKFERHMISEIVDFEVLGDDYSKLAFLCADRSICLHAKYGSHYSLRIPRMGRDLAYDCWSCDLLCAASSPDLYRINLEQGRFLASFSSQSPAINVVTRSTIHGLVACGGEDGAVECFDMRRKSSVGRINTASSSEDSDQEVTSLQFDENQGYFMAVGSSIGKVSIYDIRMSSPLRVKDHMYGSPILNIKWHQTLNSTEPKLITADKHIVRVWDPNTGNNMTSIEPDGGAINDVCIFPNSGLMLLALDNSQIPSHFIPALGPAPKWCSHLDNLTEEMEEKQEATLYDDYKFLTEEEMERLGLSQYKDSNAVRAHLHGYVIRYDLFKEQKAKLEIADYETLKKEMKEKKLEAQRKSRITQVVKIPKVNRHILDSIRTEEEEMEADVDNVDKSSTRKKKRKLEMHKALLTDPRFGEMFENKDFEIDEQSREYLALHPQVVMKEPRLIEEHFESVSEDEEQQDAGSSDASDSDDDMHNSKRIRLYEIKDDRHAEAFLNSVSLGNEEALPLGDRVAALERQQNSRGLDKVKYGPGGSREISFMARSSRRRNEEDEEHSDEEPKDFKRRGVQSLGLKQGKAEYYLFGGSRGRGGGGGRGRGGGGRGRGGGRGGGGRGGSEFGGRGGRGSEFGGGGGGGGRGGRGMSRGRGRGRGRG; translated from the exons ATGGCCTCGAGGGGCGGCGACGACCTGGGGATGCTCAAGTCGACCTCCATCAACGGCGTCAAGCTCTACTCCGTCACCGGCAAGAACTACGTCGCCCCCTGGGTGCTCGCCAAGAAGAAGCGCTCTCTCCGCAAAGACGcag ATTATCAGCGGAGGTTGGAGCTGATCCATGACCTGAGGTTCGAGACTGCCACCACCAGGATCAAGGCGACCCCTGATGGGCAGTATGTGATCGCCTCAG GTATTTACCCCCCACAGATGAAAGTATACGAGTTGAAAGAATTGTCAATGAAGTTTGAGAGGCACATGATTTCAGAAATTGTAGATTTTGAG GTCCTCGGTGATGACTACTCAAAACTTGCGTTTTTGTGTGCTGATCGTTCTATATGTCTGCATGCAAAGTATGGAAGCCATTATAGCTTGAGAATTCCAAG AATGGGAAGGGACTTGGCCTATGATTGCTGGTCTTGCGATTTGCTATGTGCTGCTTCATCACCAGATCTGTATAGAATCAACTTAGAGCAG GGGCGATTTCTTGCATCTTTTTCTTCCCAATCACCAGCAATAAATGTGGTTACACGGAG TACGATCCATGGGCTGGTTGCTTGTGGTGGTGAGGATGGTGCAGTTGAGTGCTTTGATATGAGGAGGAAGTCTTCTGTTGGCCGGATTAAtacagcttcttcttctgaagatTCTGATCAG GAGGTCACATCTTTGCAATTTGATGAAAATCAAGGATACTTTATGGCAGTAGGGAGCAGCATAGGAAAG GTATCGATATATGATATACGCATGTCCTCTCCTCTGCGAGTCAAGGATCACAT GTATGGCAGTCCAATTTTAAATATCAAATGGCACCAGACACTTAATTCTACTGAACCTAAACTCATAACTGCTGATAAGCATATAGTGAGAGTTTGGGATCCTAATACA GGAAACAACATGACTAGCATTGAACCAGATGGTGGTGCTATCAATGATGTTTGTATCTTCCCAAATAGTGGTTTAATGCTATTAGCTCTGGACAATAGCCAGATACCTTCCCACTTTATTCCTGCTCTCGGCCCTGCTCCAAAGTGGTGCTCGCATCTTGATAACCTAACT GAGGAGATGGAAGAGAAACAAGAAGCCACATTATATGATGATTACAAGTTTTTGACCGAAGAAGAGATGGAGCGACTGGGTCTCTCTCAGTACAAGGATAGCAATGCTGTCAGAGCACATTTACATGGATATGTGATACGCTATGATCTATTTAAGGAG CAAAAGGCTAAACTTGAGATTGCTGATTATGAGACTCTTAAAAAAGAGatgaaggaaaagaaactAGAAGCACAAAGGAAATCTCGTATAACG CAAGTTGTCAAAATACCCAAGGTTAATAGGCATATTTTGGACAGTATACGtacagaggaagaggaaatgGAAGCTGATGTGGACAATGTTGACAAATCAAGCaccaggaagaagaaaagaaaactagaAATGCATAAGGCATTATTGACTGATCCGCGTTTCGGAGAAATGTTTGAGAATAAA GACTTTGAAATTGATGAGCAATCAAGAGAATACCTTGCACTTCATCCTCAAGTGGTTATGAAGGAGCCTCGTCTAATCGAGGAACATTTTGAGAGTGTTAGTGAAGATGAAGAACAACAAGATGCCGGTTCATCTGATGCATCTGACAGTGACGATGATATGCATAATTCAAAGCGTATAAG GTTGTATGAAATCAAGGATGATCGCCATGCTGAGGCATTTTTGAATAGCGTCTCCCTTGGCAACGAGGAAGCTCTGCCCCTTGGAGATAGGGTGGCTGCACTGGAGAGGCAACAGAACTCTCGGGGCCTTGATAAGGTGAAATACGGACCTGGCGGCTCACGGGAGATTTCTTTCATGGCTAGAAGCTCAAGAAGGCGCaatgaagaagatgaagaacaCAGTGACGAAGAGCCCAAAGATTTCAAGAGGAGAGGTGTGCAGTCCCTGGGGTTGAAGCAGGGCAAAGCTGAGTACTATTTGTTTGGTGGAAGCCGTGGcagaggaggcgggggcggtCGTGGTAGAGGCGGTGGTGGTCGTGGAAGAGGAGgtggaagaggaggtgggggcaGAGGCGGAAGCGAATTCGGTGGCAGAGGGGGACGGGGAAGTGAATtcggtggtggaggcggtggGGGTGGCAGAGGGGGACGGGGTATGAGTAGAGGTAGGGgcagaggaaggggaaggggatgA
- the LOC100823602 gene encoding 39S ribosomal protein L47, mitochondrial — protein sequence MLSLSRVLARRLFSSAAAGASEGSASAAASTSVVRKAQNPLEEFFEVERSTEDDKLPPHYGRSWKASELRLKSWDDLQKLWYVLLKEKNMLMSQRQMLNSENMHFPNPERISKVKKSMCRIKHVLTERAIADPDPRRTAEMKRMINAL from the exons atGCTTTCCCTGTCGAGGGTGCTCGCGAGGCGGTTattctcctccgccgccgctggcgcaTCCGAGGGCtccgcctctgccgccgcctcgacgTCTGTGGTGAGGAAGGCGCAGAACCCCCTCGAGGAGTTCTTCGAGGTCGAGAGGAGCACCGAGGATGACAAGCTCCCTCCCCACTACG GTCGTAGTTGGAAGGCTTCTGAATTACGCCTGAAATCTTGGGATGATCTTCAGAAACTATGGTATGTCCTACTAAAGGAAAAGAACATGCTTATGTCTCAACGCCAGATGCTAAATTCAGAGAACATGCACTTCCCAAACCCAGAGCGCATTTCTAAG GTAAAGAAATCGATGTGTCGAATTAAGCATGTCTTGACCGAGAGGGCCATAGCAGATCCTGACCCAAGGAGGACGGCCGAGATGAAGCGGATGATCAATGCCCTCTGA
- the LOC100820967 gene encoding probable E3 ubiquitin-protein ligase XBOS36 isoform X1, with amino-acid sequence MGNALGCVGLGERLAAAARDGDAAAARRLLAADPGLARCSGSTFGSLSSPLQIAASKGHHEIAALLLENGADANARNLCGQTPLIQACRSGHWEVVQTLLAFGCNVWRADGLSGRTALHVAAAGGHVRCVRLLLAGAGAGDDEERVRYVNKAAGGGGVTALHLAALQGHVECVHLLADERARLDAQTLPCAAAPMASVGAGSTPLHYAASGGEVKCCQILVSRGADRMAVNSNGWLPVDVARIFARNWLEHVLSPKSPLSVPKFPPSPHLSLPLPSLLAIAADHAARLLLTTTTSVAVAGEDEDDKEEEEEEACSVCLERPCTVAAEVCGHELCLKCALDLSTVMKAYEVPGLAGAVPCPLCRSGIASFRKAAAPDDDDNCGGHKEAPGGGQLEEEEKKANCAHATAALHLAPFAAAVAS; translated from the exons ATGGGTAACGCGCTGGGATGCGTGGGGCTGGGGGagcggctggcggcggcggcgagggacggcgacgcggcggcggctagaaGGCTGCTGGCGGCGGACCCGGGGCTGGCGCGCTGCTCCGGCTCCACCTTCGGCAGCCTCAGCTCGCCGCTGCAGATCGCCGCCTCCAAGGGACACCACGAG ATTGCTGCGTTGCTGCTGGAGAACGGGGCCGACGCCAACGCCAGGAACCTATGCGGACAG ACGCCGCTAATCCAAGCCTGCCGCTCCGGCCACTGGGAGGTCGTCCAGACGCTGCTCGCCTTCGGATGCAAC GTGTGGAGGGCGGACGGGCTGAGCGGGCGGACGGCGCTGcacgtggcggcggcggggggccaCGTGCGGTGCgtgcgcctcctcctcgccggcgccggcgccggagacgacgaaGAGAGGGTCCGGTACGTGAAcaaggcggcgggcggcggcggcgtgacgGCGCTGCACCTGGCGGCGTTGCAGGGGCACGTGGAGTGCGTGCACCTGCTGGCGGACGAGCGCGCGCGGCTCGACGCCCAGACGCTGCCCTGTGCCGCCGCGCCCATGGCCTccgtcggcgccggcagcaCCCCGCTCCACTACGCGGCCTCCGGCGGCGAGGTCAAGTGCTGCCAG ATCCTGGTGTCGAGAGGAGCGGACAGAATGGCCGTCAATTCCAACGG GTGGCTCCCGGTGGACGTGGCCCGGATCTTCGCGCGGAACTGGCTGGAGCACGTGCTGTCGCCCAAGTCGCCGCTCTCCGTCCCCAAGTTCCCGCCTTCCCCTCACCTCTCCCTCCCGCTCCCATCcctcctcgccatcgccgccgaccacgccgcccgcctcctcctcaccaccaccacctccgtcgccgtcgccggagaagacgaggacgacaaggaagaggaggaggaggaggcatgCTCCGTCTGCCTCGAGCGCCCCtgcaccgtcgccgccgaag TGTGCGGGCACGAGCTGTGCCTCAAGTGCGCGCTGGACCTGAGCACGGTGATGAAGGCGTACGAGGTCCCGGGGCTCGCGGGCGCCGTCCCCTGCCCGCTCTGCCGCAGCGGGATCGCCTCATTCAGGAAGGCCGCCGcgcccgacgacgacgacaactgCGGCGGCCATAAAGAGgctcccggcggcggccagctggaagaggaggagaagaaggcgaatTGCGCGCACGCCACGGCCGCCCTGCACCTCGctcccttcgccgccgccgtcgcgtcGTGA
- the LOC100820967 gene encoding probable E3 ubiquitin-protein ligase XBOS36 isoform X2, with the protein MGNALGCVGLGERLAAAARDGDAAAARRLLAADPGLARCSGSTFGSLSSPLQIAASKGHHEIAALLLENGADANARNLCGQTPLIQACRSGHWEVVQTLLAFGCNVWRADGLSGRTALHVAAAGGHVRCVRLLLAGAGAGDDEERVRYVNKAAGGGGVTALHLAALQGHVECVHLLADERARLDAQTLPCAAAPMASVGAGSTPLHYAASGGEVKCCQILVSRGADRMAVNSNGQVAPGGRGPDLRAELAGARAVAQVAALRPQVPAFPSPLPPAPIPPRHRRRPRRPPPPHHHHLRRRRRRRRGRQGRGGGGGMLRLPRAPLHRRRRSVRARAVPQVRAGPEHGDEGVRGPGARGRRPLPALPQRDRLIQEGRRARRRRQLRRP; encoded by the exons ATGGGTAACGCGCTGGGATGCGTGGGGCTGGGGGagcggctggcggcggcggcgagggacggcgacgcggcggcggctagaaGGCTGCTGGCGGCGGACCCGGGGCTGGCGCGCTGCTCCGGCTCCACCTTCGGCAGCCTCAGCTCGCCGCTGCAGATCGCCGCCTCCAAGGGACACCACGAG ATTGCTGCGTTGCTGCTGGAGAACGGGGCCGACGCCAACGCCAGGAACCTATGCGGACAG ACGCCGCTAATCCAAGCCTGCCGCTCCGGCCACTGGGAGGTCGTCCAGACGCTGCTCGCCTTCGGATGCAAC GTGTGGAGGGCGGACGGGCTGAGCGGGCGGACGGCGCTGcacgtggcggcggcggggggccaCGTGCGGTGCgtgcgcctcctcctcgccggcgccggcgccggagacgacgaaGAGAGGGTCCGGTACGTGAAcaaggcggcgggcggcggcggcgtgacgGCGCTGCACCTGGCGGCGTTGCAGGGGCACGTGGAGTGCGTGCACCTGCTGGCGGACGAGCGCGCGCGGCTCGACGCCCAGACGCTGCCCTGTGCCGCCGCGCCCATGGCCTccgtcggcgccggcagcaCCCCGCTCCACTACGCGGCCTCCGGCGGCGAGGTCAAGTGCTGCCAG ATCCTGGTGTCGAGAGGAGCGGACAGAATGGCCGTCAATTCCAACGG GCAGGTGGCTCCCGGTGGACGTGGCCCGGATCTTCGCGCGGAACTGGCTGGAGCACGTGCTGTCGCCCAAGTCGCCGCTCTCCGTCCCCAAGTTCCCGCCTTCCCCTCACCTCTCCCTCCCGCTCCCATCcctcctcgccatcgccgccgaccacgccgcccgcctcctcctcaccaccaccacctccgtcgccgtcgccggagaagacgaggacgacaaggaagaggaggaggaggaggcatgCTCCGTCTGCCTCGAGCGCCCCtgcaccgtcgccgccgaag TGTGCGGGCACGAGCTGTGCCTCAAGTGCGCGCTGGACCTGAGCACGGTGATGAAGGCGTACGAGGTCCCGGGGCTCGCGGGCGCCGTCCCCTGCCCGCTCTGCCGCAGCGGGATCGCCTCATTCAGGAAGGCCGCCGcgcccgacgacgacgacaactgCGGCGGCCATAA
- the LOC100823906 gene encoding uncharacterized protein LOC100823906 codes for MSSAASKDFWHGGEGGGVALEVTVLSAESLRLPPSYSPLPRKLRPYVSVSSSSSSSSTGVASSSGREHSWDEGESSVVVVPVGAGFLEGREDVRVAVLSASGGPCPLHLLLGLGDTQLGWCRVPAADVLDGLRPPRALRRLSYSLRGSSSGQCCGVVHLAVRVLGDVRALSSSPLAPAAQCHRVAVGVPVSGPSAGAVVVGTPSPWGAWWD; via the coding sequence AtgtcgtcggcggcgtccaAGGACTTTTGGCATGGCGGCGAAGGCGGTGGAGTGGCGCTGGAGGTGACGGTGCTGTCGGCGGAGtcgctccgcctgccgccgTCCTACTCGCCGCTGCCACGCAAACTCCGGCCCTACGTCTCCgtctccagctcctcctcttcctctagCACCGGCGTGGCATCGTCGTCCGGGCGTGAGCACTCGTGGGACGAGGGCGAGAGCTCGGTGGTGGTGGTTCCCGTGGGGGCCGGGTTCCTGGAGGGCCGCGAGGACGTGCGCGTGGCCGTGCTCTCGGCGTCCGGCGGCCCGTGCCCCTTGcatctcctcctcggcctcggcgACACGCAGCTGGGCTGGTGCCGcgtgcccgccgccgacgtgctcgacggcctccgcccgccgcgggCGCTCCGCCGGctcagctactccctccgcgGCAGCTCCTCCGGCCAGTGCTGCGGCGTCGTCCACCTCGCCGTGCGCGTGCTGGGCGACGTGCGAGCGCTCTCCTCGTCCCcgttggcgccggcggcgcagtGCCACCGCGTGGCCGTGGGTGTGCCGGTCTCCGgcccctccgccggcgccgtcgtcgtcggcacgccgtcgccgtggGGGGCGTGGTGGGACTGA